One genomic window of Streptomyces sp. WP-1 includes the following:
- a CDS encoding ScbA/BarX family gamma-butyrolactone biosynthesis protein, with translation MSRLRTLCDRREALPGAVDVGRPAPRGTGPRPELGEYIHLRHAPAILVGAWRQEGPDSFTVTARWPGHGGPGTYDPRLLTQTIRQSGLLVAHAEYGVPTGHQALLSNLDITVRPGFEAPEVSDLDVDIAVTRPERRSLGMEFRIRRDGVTVCLANTKFSWVAPAVYRRVRGPHSTVDWGGWPLPEPVDRGLTGRADDRDVLLAPGTAGHRWRLRADVSNTLLFDHPVDHVPGLVLLEAAYQAAHAAAGPKPLELTDVAIGYERYVEFDEPCWIEAEWLPSLMPDWFAIAVTGHQGGEVAFQAQLRGLRP, from the coding sequence ATGTCACGACTGAGGACGCTGTGCGACAGGCGGGAGGCCCTGCCGGGTGCCGTCGATGTCGGGCGTCCCGCGCCTCGCGGCACCGGTCCCAGACCGGAACTGGGCGAGTACATCCACCTCAGACACGCCCCGGCGATCCTCGTCGGGGCGTGGCGCCAGGAGGGGCCGGACAGCTTCACCGTGACCGCCCGCTGGCCCGGGCACGGCGGCCCCGGCACGTACGACCCCCGGCTCCTGACGCAGACCATCCGGCAGAGCGGACTGCTCGTCGCGCACGCCGAGTACGGCGTGCCGACGGGGCATCAGGCGCTGCTGAGCAACCTCGACATCACGGTGCGGCCCGGCTTCGAGGCCCCCGAGGTCTCGGACCTCGACGTCGACATCGCGGTCACCCGGCCCGAGAGGCGCAGCCTCGGCATGGAGTTCCGGATCCGGCGGGACGGCGTCACCGTGTGCCTGGCGAACACGAAGTTCAGCTGGGTGGCCCCCGCGGTCTACCGACGGGTGCGCGGCCCGCACTCCACCGTCGACTGGGGCGGGTGGCCCCTGCCCGAGCCCGTCGACCGCGGGCTGACCGGACGGGCCGACGACAGGGACGTGCTCCTGGCGCCCGGAACGGCCGGCCACCGGTGGCGGTTGCGCGCCGACGTCTCCAACACCCTGCTCTTCGACCACCCCGTGGACCACGTCCCCGGTCTCGTCCTCCTGGAGGCGGCGTACCAGGCGGCCCACGCCGCGGCGGGCCCGAAGCCCCTCGAACTCACGGACGTCGCCATCGGCTACGAGCGGTACGTGGAGTTCGACGAGCCGTGCTGGATCGAGGCCGAGTGGCTGCCCAGCCTGATGCCCGACTGGTTCGCCATCGCCGTCACCGGGCACCAGGGCGGAGAGGTCGCCTTCCAGGCGCAGTTGAGGGGGCTGCGGCCGTAG
- a CDS encoding ScbR family autoregulator-binding transcription factor, whose amino-acid sequence MRQDRAIRTRKLILENMASLFNEVGYDAATIAALVERTGLTRGALYFHFASKEDMARAVLDEAVTTEGLSPQSFKLQEWVDLGLLLAHRLPREPVLHAAIRLAVDPKARRLFGTRWPDWVALGRELLTEAKESGELLAHADPAAVSRVFVGAWTGVQLVTEVLEEKLSLAEEIAGLYQLLLPSIVTPAVLAKLDLSPYRAERLLRESDEQEAAGHG is encoded by the coding sequence GTGAGGCAGGATCGCGCGATTCGCACTCGTAAACTCATCTTGGAGAACATGGCGAGCTTGTTCAATGAGGTCGGGTACGACGCCGCGACCATCGCCGCGCTAGTCGAGCGGACCGGACTGACCCGAGGGGCCCTGTACTTCCACTTCGCCTCCAAGGAGGACATGGCGCGCGCCGTGCTGGACGAGGCCGTGACCACTGAAGGGCTCAGCCCGCAGTCGTTCAAACTGCAGGAATGGGTGGATCTCGGACTGCTGCTGGCCCACCGGTTGCCCAGGGAGCCGGTACTGCACGCCGCCATCCGGCTGGCCGTCGACCCCAAGGCGCGGCGGCTGTTCGGGACGCGGTGGCCGGACTGGGTGGCACTCGGGCGGGAACTGCTCACCGAGGCCAAGGAGAGTGGTGAGCTGCTGGCTCACGCCGACCCCGCGGCCGTGTCCCGGGTGTTCGTCGGCGCGTGGACCGGTGTGCAGCTCGTGACGGAGGTCCTGGAGGAGAAGCTGAGCCTGGCCGAGGAGATAGCCGGTCTGTACCAGCTGCTGCTGCCCAGCATCGTCACCCCGGCGGTGCTGGCCAAGCTCGACCTGTCGCCCTACCGGGCGGAGCGGCTCCTGCGGGAGAGCGACGAACAGGAGGCTGCCGGCCACGGGTGA
- a CDS encoding response regulator transcription factor, which produces MAGHAAQPDTTRVLVVGDDVGGAEARVRGLRRQGFQARSVDTGAEALSAHQQADLVLLDLDLPDIDGLEVCRSIREAGDKPIISVTARDTELDRVLALQAGADDCVVTSCGEREMLARIEAVLRRARPRSERSRPLSLGPLCIDSRTREVRLDGRPLNVTAKEFELLRTLAATPESVISRKELMARVWETTWADSSRTIDTHVRSLRAKLGAHSWIITVRGVGYRMGHG; this is translated from the coding sequence ATGGCAGGGCACGCTGCGCAACCGGACACGACTCGCGTGCTGGTGGTCGGCGACGATGTCGGCGGGGCCGAGGCGAGGGTGCGCGGGCTGCGCCGGCAGGGGTTCCAGGCGCGGAGCGTCGACACCGGTGCCGAGGCGCTGAGCGCCCATCAGCAGGCGGACCTGGTCCTGCTCGACCTCGATCTTCCCGACATCGACGGTCTGGAGGTCTGCCGGTCGATACGCGAGGCCGGGGACAAGCCCATCATCTCCGTCACCGCCCGCGACACCGAACTGGACCGGGTCCTCGCCCTCCAGGCCGGGGCGGACGACTGCGTGGTCACCTCGTGCGGGGAGCGCGAGATGCTGGCGCGCATCGAGGCCGTACTGCGCCGGGCCCGCCCCCGGTCGGAGCGGTCCCGGCCGCTCTCCCTCGGCCCGCTGTGCATCGACAGCAGAACGCGTGAGGTCCGTCTGGACGGACGGCCGCTGAATGTCACCGCCAAGGAGTTCGAATTACTGCGCACCCTGGCCGCGACCCCCGAGAGCGTCATTTCCCGAAAAGAATTGATGGCACGGGTATGGGAAACCACGTGGGCGGATTCCAGCCGCACCATCGACACCCATGTACGCAGCCTGCGGGCGAAACTCGGCGCCCATTCCTGGATCATCACCGTCCGTGGTGTCGGTTACCGCATGGGGCACGGCTGA
- a CDS encoding acyl-CoA dehydrogenase family protein → MTSTTSMYDPTGAPAFAGNPATETASASEGNPATETAPTSEGSPAFDGSPAFDGTAAFEGIAARAAETDATGRIPARNWKDLADSGYLRLFHPPEVGGSGADARTQADAMEALARACPGTYWAATVSALLCGKLITTYGDLRSHEPLLRSLLSGEKLAAFAVVERTAGSDAGTFRTTVRRAGAPGGGFVIDGEKSRITNAPVADVAIVLARRERLPGDDGPDWCLAFVDLHQAGVERYGIAHMGLRGMPWGGMVFTDARVAEADVLPVPFEELAEGMAWGWLKNSFAAIAVAESALAASVRHARERVSFGRPLAHMEGVQAQLAESRAQIDAARLLARRAMGERAAGRSARDLIAMLKIYATEMGVEVAARAVQIHGATGVTQGHEVERLYRDAQMNVIGGFTSNRLREQVAEGLGLGPAVYSAFDWVAPAGLGQDPAGLDGPPHPEETARQKP, encoded by the coding sequence ATGACCAGTACGACGAGCATGTACGACCCGACCGGCGCCCCCGCCTTCGCGGGCAACCCCGCGACCGAGACCGCCTCCGCATCCGAGGGCAACCCCGCGACCGAGACCGCCCCCACGTCCGAGGGCTCCCCCGCCTTCGACGGCTCCCCCGCCTTCGACGGCACCGCCGCCTTCGAGGGCATCGCCGCCCGGGCCGCGGAGACGGACGCGACGGGCCGGATACCGGCCCGGAACTGGAAGGATCTCGCCGACAGCGGCTATCTGCGGCTGTTCCACCCGCCGGAGGTCGGCGGCAGCGGCGCCGACGCCCGCACCCAGGCGGACGCCATGGAGGCGCTGGCCCGGGCCTGCCCCGGCACCTACTGGGCGGCGACCGTCTCCGCGCTGCTGTGCGGCAAGCTGATCACCACCTACGGCGACCTCCGCAGCCACGAGCCGCTGCTGCGGTCCCTGCTGTCCGGGGAGAAGCTGGCCGCCTTCGCGGTGGTGGAGCGCACGGCGGGCAGCGACGCCGGCACCTTCCGCACCACGGTCCGGCGCGCCGGGGCGCCCGGCGGCGGCTTCGTCATCGACGGCGAGAAGTCCAGGATCACCAACGCGCCCGTCGCCGATGTCGCCATCGTGCTCGCCCGCCGGGAGCGGCTGCCCGGGGACGACGGCCCCGACTGGTGCCTCGCCTTCGTGGACCTGCACCAGGCGGGCGTCGAGCGGTACGGGATCGCGCACATGGGGCTGCGCGGCATGCCGTGGGGCGGGATGGTCTTCACCGACGCCCGGGTCGCCGAGGCCGATGTGCTGCCCGTGCCGTTCGAGGAGCTGGCCGAGGGCATGGCGTGGGGCTGGCTGAAGAACTCGTTCGCCGCCATCGCCGTCGCCGAGTCCGCCCTGGCCGCCTCCGTACGGCACGCCCGTGAGCGGGTCTCGTTCGGCCGGCCGCTGGCGCACATGGAGGGCGTGCAGGCCCAGCTCGCCGAGTCGCGCGCGCAGATCGACGCCGCCCGGCTGCTGGCCCGCCGGGCGATGGGCGAGCGGGCGGCGGGGCGCTCGGCGCGGGATCTGATCGCCATGCTGAAGATCTACGCCACCGAGATGGGCGTCGAGGTCGCCGCGCGGGCCGTGCAGATCCACGGGGCGACCGGTGTGACCCAGGGACACGAGGTGGAACGGCTGTACCGCGACGCCCAGATGAACGTCATCGGCGGCTTCACCTCCAACCGGCTGCGGGAGCAGGTCGCCGAGGGCCTCGGCCTGGGGCCCGCGGTCTACAGCGCCTTCGACTGGGTGGCACCGGCCGGTCTCGGCCAGGACCCGGCGGGACTCGACGGACCGCCGCACCCGGAGGAGACGGCGCGTCAAAAGCCGTAG
- a CDS encoding acyl-CoA dehydrogenase family protein, giving the protein MEIPPFPTGAWARELAGRVAAPTTADRDRERRWDPRLFAELAGAGPAGPGLTGALVPRDLGGAGLSAAQTLDLLAGLGEGARDPGLALAVGVHAVLATVPLRAFGSPSQRERYLPRMASGEWVGALSLHQTQGASVTPAVSARPAPDGSGRWLLTGALDLVAGAPVAHHFLVVAAHGDGGRTAFVVDRSTPRLGVGEAGPDAMPTCPWGRLVLEDCAVPDTAVLGGVGGAAREVEPLLAALDWVFSSAPWLGLLRALTRDAVDGARERRLFGRPLHHDQSVRFTLADLAARCELADGMLRRAAEQFDSGARPAHRDAAAARLFVAAAVRTVTDAAARLSGPLGLTGDHLTGRAHRDGLFFAGTGGGTEVLRPVIAASLLELG; this is encoded by the coding sequence ATGGAAATTCCGCCTTTCCCCACGGGTGCGTGGGCACGGGAACTCGCCGGCCGCGTCGCGGCACCCACCACCGCCGACCGCGACCGCGAACGGCGCTGGGACCCGCGGCTCTTCGCCGAACTGGCCGGGGCCGGACCCGCCGGACCGGGTCTCACCGGCGCCCTGGTCCCGCGCGACCTGGGCGGCGCCGGTCTGTCCGCCGCCCAGACCCTCGATCTCCTGGCCGGGCTCGGCGAGGGCGCCCGGGACCCCGGTCTCGCCCTCGCGGTCGGGGTGCACGCGGTGCTCGCCACCGTCCCGCTGCGCGCCTTCGGCAGCCCCTCGCAGCGGGAGCGGTACCTGCCCCGGATGGCGTCCGGCGAGTGGGTCGGCGCCCTGTCGCTGCACCAGACGCAGGGGGCGTCCGTCACCCCGGCCGTCAGCGCACGGCCCGCCCCGGACGGGTCGGGCCGGTGGCTGCTCACCGGCGCACTGGACCTGGTCGCGGGCGCGCCCGTGGCCCATCACTTCCTGGTCGTCGCCGCACACGGGGACGGCGGCCGGACGGCGTTCGTCGTGGACCGGTCCACCCCTCGGCTGGGCGTCGGCGAGGCAGGCCCGGACGCGATGCCGACCTGCCCCTGGGGCCGGCTGGTCCTGGAGGACTGCGCGGTCCCGGACACCGCGGTGCTGGGCGGCGTCGGCGGCGCGGCGCGCGAGGTGGAGCCGCTGCTGGCGGCGCTGGACTGGGTCTTCTCCAGCGCGCCCTGGCTCGGTCTGCTGCGCGCGCTGACCCGGGACGCCGTCGACGGCGCCCGCGAACGCCGGCTCTTCGGCCGGCCGCTCCACCACGACCAGTCCGTCCGGTTCACCCTCGCGGACCTGGCCGCGCGCTGCGAACTCGCCGACGGGATGCTCCGCCGGGCCGCCGAGCAGTTCGACTCCGGCGCCCGGCCCGCGCACCGGGACGCGGCGGCCGCCCGGCTCTTCGTGGCCGCCGCCGTGCGCACCGTCACCGACGCGGCGGCCCGGCTGTCCGGCCCGCTCGGCCTCACCGGCGACCACCTGACCGGACGGGCCCACCGCGACGGACTGTTCTTCGCCGGCACCGGAGGCGGCACCGAGGTGCTGCGCCCGGTGATCGCGGCGTCCCTGCTCGAACTCGGCTGA
- a CDS encoding isopropylmalate synthase — MAGEEHGGSLPRPPRLSDATLRDSAHMAGVEFGLKDAAVIADLLVKTGIELVEVGMVSGPGSKDADLVLATHEAVGPERSMTLVVVRDRRQVAQALDEAERLGVRHIMYSIPTSEQHAQLKLGSSSAKFLHTLARSAISQAKERGFHVTFSGEDGARTPEERLVPYVTAGFEAGADRFRLAETVAYLSPWQMEAVIGNLTAIDGSEIEIHSHNMLGMAVANSLAAVRAGAQWISATVGGIGERGGNAPLAELLTSLRVIHDDTRFDLSHLTELSRVALRGAGLGDAFQSGPTTPHAFAYELPGQLTHPEAYETLPAELVGNARGLRVRTRLTTALVAWALADSGVSVDLDAFTPWLTERQERDGSPLLDRDTIRKAAVDFQAA, encoded by the coding sequence ATGGCAGGAGAAGAGCACGGGGGAAGCCTTCCGAGGCCGCCCCGGCTGTCCGACGCGACCCTGCGGGACTCCGCGCACATGGCCGGCGTCGAGTTCGGCCTCAAGGACGCCGCGGTCATCGCGGACCTGCTGGTGAAGACCGGGATCGAACTCGTCGAGGTCGGCATGGTGTCCGGTCCGGGCTCCAAGGACGCCGATCTGGTCCTCGCCACCCATGAGGCCGTCGGACCGGAGCGCAGCATGACGCTCGTCGTGGTGCGCGACCGCCGGCAGGTCGCCCAGGCACTCGACGAGGCCGAGCGCCTGGGTGTGCGGCACATCATGTACTCCATCCCGACCTCCGAGCAGCACGCGCAGCTCAAGCTCGGCTCGTCCAGCGCCAAGTTCCTGCACACCCTGGCCCGTTCGGCGATATCCCAGGCCAAGGAGCGCGGCTTCCACGTCACCTTCAGCGGCGAGGACGGCGCCCGCACGCCCGAGGAGCGCCTCGTCCCCTACGTCACCGCCGGCTTCGAGGCGGGCGCCGACCGGTTCCGGCTGGCCGAGACCGTCGCGTATCTGTCGCCCTGGCAGATGGAGGCGGTCATCGGGAACCTCACCGCGATCGACGGCTCCGAGATCGAGATCCACTCGCACAACATGCTCGGCATGGCCGTCGCCAACTCCCTCGCCGCCGTCCGCGCGGGCGCGCAGTGGATCTCGGCCACCGTCGGCGGCATCGGGGAACGCGGCGGCAACGCCCCGCTCGCCGAACTGCTCACCTCACTGCGCGTCATCCACGACGACACCCGCTTCGACCTGAGCCACCTCACCGAGCTGTCGCGCGTCGCGCTGCGCGGCGCCGGCCTCGGGGACGCCTTCCAGTCGGGCCCGACCACCCCGCACGCCTTCGCCTACGAACTGCCGGGCCAGCTCACCCACCCGGAGGCGTACGAGACGCTGCCCGCCGAACTCGTCGGCAACGCCCGCGGGCTGCGCGTCCGTACCCGTCTGACCACGGCGCTCGTCGCGTGGGCGCTGGCCGACTCGGGCGTCTCCGTCGACCTCGACGCCTTCACCCCCTGGCTCACCGAGCGGCAGGAACGCGACGGATCCCCCCTGCTCGACCGGGACACGATCCGCAAGGCCGCCGTCGACTTCCAGGCCGCCTGA
- a CDS encoding lysine biosynthesis protein LysW, whose translation MSTATLTGDCPECETDLTVPPMVRGETLSCPECMLTLRVEEIRDGRLSLQMVEVQLRDWGQ comes from the coding sequence ATGTCCACCGCCACCCTCACCGGCGACTGCCCCGAGTGCGAGACCGACCTGACCGTGCCCCCGATGGTCCGGGGCGAGACCCTCTCCTGCCCCGAGTGCATGCTCACGCTGCGCGTGGAGGAGATACGGGACGGCCGGCTGTCCCTGCAGATGGTCGAGGTCCAGCTGCGCGACTGGGGCCAGTGA
- a CDS encoding RimK family alpha-L-glutamate ligase, with protein sequence MTLRVAIVADRVGWEERELIRRAPDLGLRIDWINDESLCLGEPGTSSIEGYDALLVRSRSYTRGGLLATLAESSGVPVLNSATAIHACENKLVLRALLRAAGVPVPEFRLALSRKDFTRALDDLGLPVVLKPVYGGMGKRVTLVRDADLAQSVYDYVEDLGHAFEQACLVEPYLGGGSVRCLVVGREIVAAAEFESAGADWRSNAALGNQSRALTHDPEVQKLVDGVVDQLGDGIYGVDLFRTPTGHLVNEVNHAPAWRGVAAVTGADIPAAIARHLQEIFA encoded by the coding sequence ATGACCCTGAGAGTCGCCATCGTCGCGGACCGGGTCGGCTGGGAGGAACGCGAACTCATCCGCCGCGCACCGGACCTGGGGCTCCGGATCGACTGGATCAACGACGAGTCCCTGTGCCTGGGAGAGCCCGGAACCTCTTCCATCGAAGGCTACGACGCCCTGCTGGTCCGCAGCCGCAGCTACACCCGGGGCGGCCTCCTCGCCACCCTGGCCGAGTCGAGCGGCGTACCCGTCCTCAACTCCGCCACCGCCATCCACGCCTGCGAGAACAAGCTGGTGCTGCGCGCCCTGCTGCGCGCGGCGGGCGTACCGGTGCCCGAGTTCCGGCTCGCCCTGTCCCGCAAGGACTTCACCCGGGCCCTGGACGACCTCGGCCTGCCCGTGGTGCTCAAACCCGTCTACGGCGGCATGGGCAAACGCGTCACCCTGGTGCGCGACGCCGATCTGGCGCAGTCCGTCTACGACTACGTCGAGGACCTCGGCCACGCCTTCGAACAGGCCTGCCTGGTGGAGCCGTACCTGGGCGGCGGCTCGGTGCGCTGCCTGGTCGTCGGCCGGGAGATCGTCGCCGCCGCCGAGTTCGAGAGCGCGGGGGCCGACTGGCGCAGCAACGCGGCGCTCGGCAACCAGAGCCGGGCCCTCACCCACGACCCCGAGGTGCAGAAACTGGTCGACGGTGTCGTGGACCAGCTCGGCGACGGCATCTACGGAGTCGATCTCTTCAGGACGCCGACGGGCCATCTCGTCAACGAGGTCAACCACGCCCCCGCCTGGCGAGGGGTGGCAGCGGTCACCGGAGCGGACATCCCGGCGGCCATCGCCCGTCACCTCCAGGAGATATTCGCATGA
- the argC gene encoding N-acetyl-gamma-glutamyl-phosphate reductase: MIRVGIVGASGLAGGELIRLVSQHPELELAFLGGDSSAGRTPAQLHPGLRLDLGLVVERVTADALAERCDVVFLATPAPVSAELAALLADRVPCVIDLSGAFRIRDPRRHERWYPKATRPAGLADRFVYGVPELVGDQLAGAPLISVPGCYATAITLGLAPLTLGLGLNLRTVVVDGKSGSSGGGLQLRVPDLHPLRNGAIAPYAPTGHRHAAEVSDFLERGKPGTVGSLTMSAYGVSHVRGLLASVYAFTDDQVDGRELQRAYLRFYKGQRFVRVRRNTETLIPVPDPQAVLGSNFCDVSVLYDDEGGRIVVLAALDNLVKGAAGQALQAMNKRFALPEETGLTMQPVMPA; the protein is encoded by the coding sequence ATGATCCGCGTGGGAATCGTCGGCGCCTCAGGGCTCGCCGGCGGTGAACTGATCAGGCTGGTGAGCCAGCATCCCGAACTCGAACTGGCCTTCCTCGGCGGTGACTCCAGCGCCGGCCGGACCCCCGCCCAACTGCACCCCGGGCTCCGCCTCGACCTGGGCCTGGTCGTGGAACGCGTCACCGCGGACGCCCTCGCCGAACGCTGCGACGTGGTGTTCCTCGCCACGCCCGCCCCGGTCTCGGCCGAACTCGCGGCCCTCCTCGCCGACCGCGTCCCCTGCGTGATCGACCTGAGCGGCGCCTTCCGCATCCGCGACCCCCGGCGGCACGAACGCTGGTACCCCAAGGCCACCCGGCCGGCCGGACTCGCCGACCGCTTCGTCTACGGCGTACCGGAACTCGTCGGCGACCAGCTGGCCGGCGCCCCGCTGATCTCCGTACCCGGCTGCTACGCCACCGCGATCACCCTCGGGCTCGCCCCGCTGACCCTCGGCCTCGGGCTGAACCTGAGGACCGTGGTCGTGGACGGCAAGAGCGGCTCCAGCGGCGGCGGCCTGCAACTGCGGGTGCCGGACCTGCACCCGCTGCGCAACGGCGCCATCGCCCCGTACGCCCCCACCGGGCACCGGCACGCCGCCGAGGTGAGCGACTTCCTGGAGCGCGGCAAGCCGGGCACCGTCGGCTCGCTGACCATGTCGGCCTACGGCGTCTCCCATGTCCGCGGACTGCTCGCCAGCGTCTACGCCTTCACCGACGACCAGGTGGACGGCCGCGAACTCCAGCGCGCCTACCTGCGCTTCTACAAGGGGCAGCGGTTCGTGCGGGTGCGCCGGAACACCGAGACGCTGATCCCGGTGCCCGACCCGCAGGCGGTCCTCGGCTCCAACTTCTGCGACGTGAGCGTCCTGTACGACGACGAGGGCGGCCGGATCGTCGTCCTCGCCGCCCTCGACAACCTCGTCAAGGGCGCGGCGGGCCAGGCGCTCCAGGCCATGAACAAGCGGTTCGCGCTGCCCGAGGAGACGGGCCTGACGATGCAGCCGGTGATGCCCGCATGA
- a CDS encoding acetylglutamate kinase — protein sequence MSAPETASEATPTVVKLGGSCLDDLAGAWWDDLARHAEARPLVLVHGWSKPLKRLSARYREPSAILRDRYGNQSRWTTPEVIEDIKAVSAELGETVLGRLEQRGITAERLLASDGLVSAGEGERWWWRDKQLVKLENLVGPITGVDPTALKNLQPGHACLITPLARNAAGQEVNTDADRAAAAIAGAAGATDLVLVTDVEHLLIDGEPVRRITARAAAEFRDKGATGGMRKKLRAAGEALEAGVARVVIGSAPVTDLLAARTGTVITRP from the coding sequence ATGAGCGCCCCGGAAACGGCGTCCGAAGCCACCCCGACCGTGGTCAAGCTCGGCGGCAGCTGCCTCGACGATCTCGCCGGTGCCTGGTGGGACGACCTGGCGAGGCACGCCGAGGCACGGCCGCTGGTCCTCGTGCACGGCTGGTCCAAGCCGCTGAAGAGGCTCAGCGCCCGCTACCGGGAGCCCTCCGCGATCCTGCGCGACCGGTACGGCAACCAGAGCCGCTGGACCACGCCCGAGGTCATCGAGGACATCAAGGCGGTCAGCGCCGAACTGGGCGAGACGGTCCTCGGCCGGCTCGAACAGCGCGGGATCACCGCGGAACGGCTGCTCGCCAGCGACGGGCTCGTCAGCGCGGGCGAGGGCGAGCGCTGGTGGTGGCGGGACAAGCAGCTGGTCAAGCTGGAGAACCTGGTCGGCCCGATCACCGGCGTCGACCCCACCGCGCTGAAGAACCTGCAACCGGGCCACGCCTGCCTCATCACCCCGCTCGCCCGCAACGCGGCCGGGCAGGAGGTCAACACCGACGCCGACCGGGCCGCGGCCGCGATCGCCGGCGCGGCCGGAGCCACCGACCTGGTGCTGGTCACCGACGTCGAACACCTGCTGATCGACGGGGAACCGGTGCGCCGGATCACGGCCCGGGCCGCCGCCGAGTTCCGCGACAAGGGCGCGACCGGAGGCATGCGCAAGAAGCTGCGCGCCGCCGGCGAGGCCCTGGAAGCGGGCGTGGCGCGCGTCGTCATCGGCAGCGCGCCGGTCACGGACCTGCTCGCCGCCCGCACCGGCACCGTCATCACCCGACCATGA
- a CDS encoding type 1 glutamine amidotransferase, translating into MRSKRVAQSRVLVVNNGTLSLKQLRKRFEELGSDTDAVDAASVPDRLGGRYQAIVLSGTKVRAYDRDHYRPLVDLVMTADVPVFGICGGMQILAVAAGGRLAEGPQRVGGYEVRVDKEEPLFTHVKPTVTVFHRHTLYLREAPAGFRSIGRSEHAPVEFLRSDDGRILGSQAHLEFRGDGLEILRGFAELYQ; encoded by the coding sequence ATGAGGAGCAAGCGCGTGGCGCAGTCCCGGGTACTCGTCGTCAACAACGGAACGCTGTCGCTGAAACAGCTCCGCAAGCGTTTCGAGGAACTCGGCTCGGACACCGACGCGGTCGACGCGGCGTCCGTGCCGGACCGGCTCGGCGGCCGCTACCAGGCGATCGTCCTGAGCGGCACCAAGGTGCGGGCCTACGACCGCGATCACTACAGGCCGCTCGTCGACCTCGTCATGACCGCCGACGTCCCGGTCTTCGGGATCTGCGGCGGCATGCAGATCCTCGCGGTCGCGGCGGGCGGCCGGCTCGCCGAGGGCCCCCAGCGGGTCGGCGGCTACGAGGTACGGGTGGACAAGGAGGAACCGCTGTTCACCCATGTGAAGCCGACCGTGACCGTCTTCCACCGGCACACCCTCTACCTCCGGGAAGCCCCCGCCGGCTTCCGCTCCATCGGCCGCTCCGAGCACGCGCCCGTGGAGTTCCTGCGCTCCGACGACGGCCGGATCCTCGGCTCGCAGGCGCACCTGGAATTCCGCGGCGACGGCCTGGAGATCCTGCGGGGCTTCGCCGAGCTGTACCAGTGA